One Flavobacterium sp. 90 DNA segment encodes these proteins:
- a CDS encoding TolC family protein, whose protein sequence is MKNYITKIVMIAILITTIISCKVSKDIETPKDAFPENFRSASVSKDTTSIGDVEWKNFYTEKDIIQLIDSAVARNNDLQIAVKNIEIAQYRFTQSKWGNVPQVNLNVSASTSNPSDNSFTGKNLGQALGQNHIDDYSAGATLSWEADIWGKIKNQKKGAYASYLQSEEVKKALQTTIVANVSKGYYNLLMLDAQLEIARQNFKLNDSTTNIIKLKYDAGQVTTLAIQQSEAQKLVSAQLIPQLEQNVAIQENALSVLTGAFPNSKTRSIRLATLEVKNNNAIGIPSSLVSRRPDVKSAELALKAANANVGITKADLYPALRITAQGGVNSFETSNWFNIPASLFGTVAGGLTQPLLNNKKVRTQYNIAVAEREKAVLSFRQSVLVAVSEVSDALVKVEKLQQQESFLKERVKTLQQAIKNANLLFKNGMAEYLEVLSAQANLLQSELELANIKREQLSANTDLYRALGGGWK, encoded by the coding sequence ATGATCGCCATTTTGATCACGACTATAATATCCTGTAAGGTTTCGAAGGATATTGAAACTCCAAAAGATGCATTTCCTGAAAATTTCAGGAGTGCATCGGTTTCAAAAGATACAACAAGTATTGGAGACGTGGAGTGGAAAAACTTCTATACCGAAAAAGATATTATTCAATTGATTGATAGCGCCGTTGCAAGAAACAATGACTTGCAGATTGCTGTTAAAAACATCGAAATTGCACAATACAGATTCACACAATCAAAATGGGGAAATGTTCCTCAGGTTAATTTAAATGTAAGTGCAAGTACAAGCAATCCGTCTGACAATAGTTTTACAGGAAAGAATTTAGGTCAGGCTTTAGGCCAAAACCATATTGACGATTATTCTGCCGGAGCAACACTTTCGTGGGAAGCTGATATCTGGGGGAAAATCAAAAATCAGAAAAAAGGAGCTTACGCAAGTTACCTTCAATCAGAAGAAGTAAAAAAAGCATTGCAAACTACAATTGTAGCCAATGTTTCTAAAGGATATTACAATCTTTTGATGTTAGACGCACAATTAGAAATCGCCAGACAAAACTTTAAATTAAATGATAGTACAACAAATATCATTAAATTAAAATACGATGCTGGTCAGGTAACTACATTAGCGATTCAACAATCTGAAGCACAAAAATTAGTTTCAGCACAATTGATTCCGCAATTAGAACAAAATGTTGCGATTCAGGAAAATGCTTTAAGCGTTTTGACAGGAGCATTTCCAAATTCAAAAACAAGAAGCATTCGTTTGGCTACTTTAGAAGTTAAAAATAACAATGCAATCGGAATTCCGTCTTCATTAGTAAGCAGAAGACCAGATGTAAAAAGTGCTGAATTAGCCCTTAAAGCAGCAAATGCAAATGTTGGAATCACAAAAGCTGATTTATATCCAGCATTAAGAATTACCGCTCAAGGCGGAGTAAACTCGTTCGAAACCAGTAATTGGTTCAACATTCCGGCTTCATTATTCGGAACCGTTGCAGGAGGTTTAACACAACCTTTATTGAATAATAAAAAGGTAAGAACACAATATAATATTGCCGTTGCCGAAAGAGAAAAAGCAGTTTTAAGTTTCAGACAATCAGTTTTGGTTGCTGTTAGCGAAGTTTCTGATGCTTTAGTAAAAGTAGAGAAATTACAACAACAAGAATCCTTTCTAAAAGAGCGTGTAAAAACGTTACAACAAGCCATAAAAAATGCCAATTTGTTATTCAAAAACGGTATGGCTGAATATTTAGAAGTTCTTTCTGCACAAGCAAACTTATTGCAAAGCGAGCTAGAACTGGCAAACATAAAAAGAGAGCAACTATCTGCCAATACTGATTTGTATCGTGCATTAGGCGGTGGTTGGAAATAA